Within Pseudomonas cichorii, the genomic segment GGTTTCAGGACGCGCCTGAACGATATAGAGCTTGCCGTCGTCGCCATCTTTGGCCCACTCGATGTCCATCGGAGCCTTGTAGTGCTTCTCGATGATCATCGCTTGCTTGGCCAGTTCGCTGACCTCGGCATCGGTCAGACAGAAACGCGCACGGTCGGCAGCGTCGACATCAACGGTTTTCACCGAACGCCCGGCCTTGGCCTCGTCGCCGTAGATCATCTTGATGGCCTTGCTGCCCAGATTGCGGCGCAGGATAGCCGGGCGACCGGCAGTCAGGGTGTCCTTGTGGACATAGAATTCATCCGGGTTGACCGCGCCCTGCACCACGGTTTCGCCCAGGCCGTAGGCGCCGGTGATGAACACCACGTCACGGAAGCCCGACTCGGTATCGAGGGTGAACATCACCCCGGCAGTACCGGTTTCGGAGCGGACCATGCGCTGAACACCTGCCGACAGGGCCACCAGCTTGTGGTCGAAGCCCTGATGCACACGGTAGGAAATGGCGCGGTCATTGAAGAGCGAAGCAAAAACTTCCTTGGCCGCACGAATGACGTTATCGACACCGCGGATATTGAGGAAGGTTTCCTGCTGGCCTGCGAAGGAGGCATCGGGCAAGTCTTCTGCCGTTGCCGAAGAACGCACTGCCACTGCCAGATTCGGGTTGCCTGCCGACAAGGCGGCGAAAGCCGTACGAATCTCGGCATTGAGCTTCTCGGGGAACTCGGCCTCCATGATCCACTGACGAATCTGTGCGCCGGTTCTGGCCAGGGCATTGACGTCGTCGACATCCAGAGCGTCCAGAGCTGCATGGATCTGATCGTTCAGACCGCTCTGCTCAAGGAAATCACGGTAGGCCTGGGCTGTCGTAGCGAAACCACCGGGCACCGAAACACCAGCGCCTGCCAGGTTGCTGATCATTTCGCCGAGGGATGCGTTCTTGCCTCCCACGTGCTCCACATCATGGACGCCGAGCTTATCGAGGGAAACTACGTACTCTACCAAGGTGATCTCTCCACTAACTGTGTTTGTTGTTGGGAAAAGCTCATGCACCCGAGCCACGCGCGGTGTGACAGCGGGTATTTCTGGACCGACTTGAAGCAGTAACCTTGAAAAAAGGTGAGAATGCAGGCCATCTGGGCCGGCAAGCGCGCCTATGATATCCAAGAATCGTCACCAGCTTAAGGCCAAGGGCGCAAATGAAACGATCCGCTTTCTTCATCTCGGACGGCACAGGCATCACCGCTGAAACGTTGGGCCAGAGCCTGCTGGCACAATTTGAAAACATTACGTTCAACAAGTTCACGCGCCCCTATATCGACAGCGTCGAGAAGGCGCGGGCGATGGTACAACAAATCAACAATGCCGCCGACAGGGACGAGGTGCGACCGATCATCTTCGATACCATCGTCAACCAGGAAATTCGCGAGATCCTGGCAACCTCCAACGGCTTCATGATCGACATTTTCTCGACCTTCCTTGCGCCGCTGGAGCAAGAGCTTAGTTCACACTCCTCCTACTCGGTGGGCAAATCGCATTCCATCGGTCACAACTCCAATTACATGGAGCGTATCGAGGCCGTGAACTTCGCCCTGGACAACGACGACGGCGCGCGCACTCATTATTACGACAAGGCCGATATCATCCTGGTGGGCGTCTCACGCTGCGGCAAGACGCCGACCTGCCTGTATATGGCCATGCAGTTCGGTATCCGCGCCGCCAACTACCCGCTGACAGAGGACGACATGGAGCGCCTGCAACTGCCCGAAGCCCTCAAGGCTCACCGCAGCAAACTGTTCGGCCTGACCATCGACCCGGACCGCCTGACGGCCATCCGTCATGAGCGCAAGCCCAATAGCCGCTATTCCAGCTATGCCCAGTGCGAGTTCGAAGTGCGCGAAGTGGAAAGTCTGTTCCGCCGGGAAAACATCCCGAACATCAATTCCACACATTTCTCTGTGGAAGAGATTTCAGCCAAGGTGCTTGTAGAAAAAGGGGTTGAGCGGCGCTTCAAGTAAGCTCACATGGCTCGTCGCGGCCAAGGCCCCTCCCAACATTTATGCGGGAAAGGCCTTGGCCGCGACCGGTTAAAGCACTGAGCCCGGCACCCGCACCCAACCTTCCATCAACACCCTGGCGCTACGGCTCATGATGGCCTTGGTGACCTTCCATTCGCCCTCTTCCTGCTGCGCCTGAGCCCCCACGCGCAAGGTGCCGGACGGGTGTCCGAACGTCACGGACTCACGCTCGCCGCCACCTGCTGCAAGATTGACCAGCGTGCCCGGAATCGCCGCAGCAGTGCCGATAGCCACGGCGGCAGTGCCCATCATGGCGTGGTGCAGTTTGCCCATGGAGACGGCCCGCACCAGCAGGTCGATATCCTGTCTGTTGACCGGCTTGCCGCTGGACGACAGATAGTCCGCAGGCCCGGCAACGAAGGCTACCTTGGGGGTGTGCTGACGCAGCGCAGGATCGTCGATGCTCTTGATCAGCCCCATGCGCAATGCGCCGTGAGCCCGAATGCGTTCCAATTTCGCCAGCGCCTGGGCGTCGCCATTGATATCGCCCTGCAACTCGGTGCCGGTATAGCCGATATCAGCGGCATTGACGAAGACTGTGGGGATACCGGCGTTGATCATGGTCGCCTTGAGCGTGCCGATACCCGGCACCTGCAGCTCATCGACCAGGTTGCCGGTAGGAAACATCGAACCGCCCGCGCCCTCTTCATCTGCAGCGGGGTTCAAGAACTCCAGTTGCACTTCGGCGGCCGGAAAAGTCACGCCATCGAGTTCAAAGTCGCCGGTTTCCTGCACCTCACCGCCGGTGATGGGCGCATGGGCAATGATGGTCTTGCCGATATTGGCCTGCCAGATTCGCACCACCGCAACGCCGTCGTGGGGAATGCGAGCGCTGTCCACCAGCCCCTGACTGATGGCAAACGAGCCGACGGCAGCCGAAAGGTTGCCGCAGTTGCCACTCCAGTCGACAAAAGGCTTGTCGATGGACACCTGGCCGAAGAGGTAATCGACATCGTGGTCGGCCTTGCTGCTGCGCGACAGGATGACCGTCTTGCTGGTACTGGACGTCGCACCGCCCATGCCATCGATCTGTTTTTCGTAAGGATCTGGGCTGCCGATGACCCGCAGCAGCAATGCGTCACGGGCCGGGCCAGGAACCTGTGCAACGTCGGGCAGGTCCTTCAGATTGAAAAACACGCCTTTGCTGGTGCCGCCGCGCATGTAAGTGGCCGGGATTCTGATCTGTGGTGTGTAAGGCATGAGAGGCTTCCTTGAAGGTGAACCTCTGCAGGAGCGAATTCATTCATGAAAAACCGTTCGCGAATGAATTCGCTCCTACAGGGTATATCAGGCTTGTGCAGACTCCAGAAAGTCCTGGGCGAATCGTTGCAGCACGCCGCCTGCCTCATAGATAGACACCTCTTCGGCGGTATCCAGGCGGCAGGTCATCGGCACTTCCAGGCGCTCGCCGTTCTTGCGCTGGATCACCAGCGTCAGGGTTGCCCGTGGCGTGCGCTTGCCGATCACGTCGAATGTCTCAGTGCCGTCGATCCCCAGCGTCAGGCGATTGGTGCCAGCCTGAAACTCCAGCGGCAAGACGCCCATACCCACCAGATTGGTGCGATGGATACGCTCGAAACCCTCGGCAGCAATGGCCTCCACACCCGCCAGACGCACGCCTTTGGCCGCCCAGTCCCGGGACGAGCCCTGCCCGTAGTCAGCACCAGCGATGATGATCAGCGGCTGCTTGCGCTCCATGTAGGTTTCGATGGCTTCCCACATGCGGGTGACCTTGCCTTCTGGCTCTATCCGGGTCAGCGAACCCTTTTTGACCTTGCCATCCACCACGGCCATTTCGTTGAGCAATTGCGGGTTGGCGAAGGTGGCACGCTGTGCGGTCAGGTGGTCGCCGCGGTGAGTTGCATAAGAGTTGAAGTCTTCTTCCGGCAGGCCCATCTTCGCCAGATACTCACCCGCCGCGCTGTCGAGCAGGATCGCGTTGGAAGGCGACAAGTGATCGGTGGTGATATTGTCCGGCAGCACCGCCAGCGGGCGCATGCCCTTGAGCGTGCGCTCGCCGGCCAGCGCGCCTTCCCAATACGGCGGACGGCGGATGTAAGTGCTCATCGGGCGCCAGTCATACAGCGGCTCGACTTTCAGGCCGTAATCTTCCTCAAGAGCGAACATCGGAATGTAGACCTGCCGGAACTGCTCCGGCTTGACCGACGTCTTGACCACTGCATCGATTTCCTCATCGCTCGGCCAGATATCCTTGAGGCGGATTTCCTTGCCGTCGGCAATGCCCAGCACATCGTTTTCGATATCGAAACGAATGGTGCCAGCAATGGCATAGGCCACCACCAACGGCGGCGAAGCCAGAAAGGCCTGCCGGGCATACGGATGGATACGCCCGTCGAAGTTGCGATTGCCGGACAACACAGCCGTGGCATACACATCGCGCTCGATGATTTCCTGCTGAATCTTCGGCTCCAGCGCGCCGGACATGCCATTGCAAGTGGTGCAGGCAAACGCCACGACGCCAAAGCCCAGTTGCTCAAGCTCCGAAGTGAGCCCCGCCTCATCCAGATACAACGCAACCGTTCTGGAACCGGGTGCCAGCGACGATTTCACCCAGGGCTTGCGACTCAGGCCAAGGCGATTGGCGTTGCGCGCCAGCAAGCCAGCCGCGATCACGTTCCGCGGGTTGCTGGTGTTGGTGCAACTGGTGATGGCAGCAATAATCACTGCGCCATCCGGCATCTGGCCCGGCACGTCCTGCCACTGTCCGGCAATGCCTTTGGCCGCAAGGTCCGTGGTGGCGACGCGGGCATGAGGGTTGGATGGCCCGGCCATATTGCGTACCACACTGGACAGGTCGAAGCTCAATACCCGCTCGTAGTCCACCTGCTGCAAACTGTCGGACCACAGCCCTGTGTGTCTGGCATACAGCTCCACCAGACGCACCTGCTCGTCCTCGCGCCCGGTCAGGCGCAGGTAATCGATGGTTTGCTGATCGATGGAGAACATCGCGGCAGTGGCGCCGTATTCCGGGGCCATATTGGAAATCGTCGCCCGGTCCCCGAGTGTCAGGCTCGATGCACCTTCACCGTAAAACTCAAGATAGGCACCGACGACTTTCTGCTTGCGCAGGTATTCAGTCAAAGCCAGCACCACGTCAGTGGCGGTAATGCCGGGCTCGCGGCGACCGGTCAGCTCGACGCCGACGATATCCGGCAGGCGCATCCAGGAGGCGCGCCCGAGCATGACGTTTTCCGCTTCCAGGCCACCGACACCAATCGCGATGACGCCCAGAGCATCCACATGGGGCGTATGGCTGTCAGTGCCCACCAGGGTGTCCGGGAAAGCCACGCCTTCGCGGACCTGCACCACCGGGGACATTTTCTCCAGGTTGATCTGGTGCATGATGCCGTTGCCCGGCGGGATCACTTCGACGTTCTTGAAGGCCTTTTTGGTCCAGTCGATAAAGTGAAAGCGGTCCTCGTTGCGACGATCCTCAATGGCCCGATTCTTCTCGAAAGCCTGCGGGTCGTTACCGCCACATTCCACAGCCAGCGAGTGGTCGACGATCAACTGCACCGGCACCACCGGGTTGACCAGCGCAGGGTCGCCGCCCTGGGAAGCAATGGCATCGCGTAAACCGGCCAGATCCACCAGCGCGGTCTGCCCCAGAATGTCATGACACACCACACGCGCCGGAAACCATGGAAAATCCAGGTCGCGCCTGCGCTCCACAAGCTGACTCAGGGAAGCCTTCAGTGTGGCCGGATCACAGCGGCGCACCAGGTTTTCGGCCAGCACCCGTGAGGTGTAGGGCAACAGGTCGTAAGCACCCGGCTTGATGGCTTCGATGGCCCCACGGGCGTCGAAGTAATCCAGCGAGGTTCCGGGAAGCGGCTTGCGGTATTCAGTGTTCATGGCACGGGGACTCGATCACGGAGTTTGGGAGTAGAGAGGGGAACTCATGGGCGGCTCCCCTTCTCTCTTCAGCGCTGTTCGATGGGCACGAACGTGCGCTGTTCGACGCCGACATACTCGGCACTCGGGCGGATGATGCGGTTATTGGCGCGCTGCTCGAAAACGTGAGCAGCCCAGCCGGTCAGGCGCGAACAGACGAAGATCGGCGTGAACAGCTTGGTGGGAATGCCCATGAAGTGATACGCCGAGGCATGGTAGAAGTCCGCATTGGGAAACAGCTTCTTCTGCTCCCACATGGTCTTGTCAATGGCTTCGGAAACCGGGAACAGCACGGTATCGCCCACTTCGTCCGCGAGCTTTTTCGACCAACCCTTGATGACCTCGTTACGCGGGTCGGACTCCTTGTAGATCGCATGGCCGAAGCCCATGATCTTTTCCTTGCGCTCCAGCATCCCAAGAGTGCCCTTGGTGGCCTCGTCGGCCGATGCAAAGCGCTGGATCATTTCCATGGCCGCTTCGTTGGCACCGCCATGCAGCGGGCCGCGCAAGGTGCCGATGGCTGCCGTGATGCAGGAATAAAGGTCCGACAGGGTCGAAGCGCAGACCCGTGCGGTAAAGGTCGAGGCGTTGAACTCATGCTCGGCGTAGAGGATCAGTGAGACATCCATGACCTTGCGATGCAGTTCGCTGGGGGATTTGTCGAGCAGCAGGTGCAGGAAGTGGCCGCCAATGGAGGTTTCATCCGTCACGCAATCAATGCGCTTGCCGTCATGGGAGAAACGATACCAGTAGCACATGATTGCCGGGAAGGCGGCCAGCAGCCGGTCCGTGGCATCGCGCTGCTGTTCAAAGCTCAGCTCCGGCTCAAGGGTACCGAGCATCGAAGCGCCAGTACGCATCACATCCATCGGATGGGTGTCGGCGGGAATGCGCTCCAGCACTTCTTTCAGTGCCTTTGGCAGGTCCCGCAGGCTCTTGAGGCGGTCCATGTAGGCGTTCAGTTGTGCCTGGGTCGGCAATTCGCCGTAGAGCAGCAGGTAGGCGACCTCTTCAAAGCGGGCCTCGGCGGCCAGTTCGCGCACATCATAGCCACGGTAAGTCAGGCCCGCACCCGCGAGGCCGACAGTGGACAGGGCAGTCTGGCCGGCAACCTGACCCCGCAGGCCAGCGCCGCTCAATACTT encodes:
- the prpC gene encoding bifunctional 2-methylcitrate synthase/citrate synthase yields the protein MAEAKVLSGAGLRGQVAGQTALSTVGLAGAGLTYRGYDVRELAAEARFEEVAYLLLYGELPTQAQLNAYMDRLKSLRDLPKALKEVLERIPADTHPMDVMRTGASMLGTLEPELSFEQQRDATDRLLAAFPAIMCYWYRFSHDGKRIDCVTDETSIGGHFLHLLLDKSPSELHRKVMDVSLILYAEHEFNASTFTARVCASTLSDLYSCITAAIGTLRGPLHGGANEAAMEMIQRFASADEATKGTLGMLERKEKIMGFGHAIYKESDPRNEVIKGWSKKLADEVGDTVLFPVSEAIDKTMWEQKKLFPNADFYHASAYHFMGIPTKLFTPIFVCSRLTGWAAHVFEQRANNRIIRPSAEYVGVEQRTFVPIEQR
- the ppsR gene encoding posphoenolpyruvate synthetase regulatory kinase/phosphorylase PpsR, yielding MKRSAFFISDGTGITAETLGQSLLAQFENITFNKFTRPYIDSVEKARAMVQQINNAADRDEVRPIIFDTIVNQEIREILATSNGFMIDIFSTFLAPLEQELSSHSSYSVGKSHSIGHNSNYMERIEAVNFALDNDDGARTHYYDKADIILVGVSRCGKTPTCLYMAMQFGIRAANYPLTEDDMERLQLPEALKAHRSKLFGLTIDPDRLTAIRHERKPNSRYSSYAQCEFEVREVESLFRRENIPNINSTHFSVEEISAKVLVEKGVERRFK
- the acnD gene encoding Fe/S-dependent 2-methylisocitrate dehydratase AcnD, translating into MNTEYRKPLPGTSLDYFDARGAIEAIKPGAYDLLPYTSRVLAENLVRRCDPATLKASLSQLVERRRDLDFPWFPARVVCHDILGQTALVDLAGLRDAIASQGGDPALVNPVVPVQLIVDHSLAVECGGNDPQAFEKNRAIEDRRNEDRFHFIDWTKKAFKNVEVIPPGNGIMHQINLEKMSPVVQVREGVAFPDTLVGTDSHTPHVDALGVIAIGVGGLEAENVMLGRASWMRLPDIVGVELTGRREPGITATDVVLALTEYLRKQKVVGAYLEFYGEGASSLTLGDRATISNMAPEYGATAAMFSIDQQTIDYLRLTGREDEQVRLVELYARHTGLWSDSLQQVDYERVLSFDLSSVVRNMAGPSNPHARVATTDLAAKGIAGQWQDVPGQMPDGAVIIAAITSCTNTSNPRNVIAAGLLARNANRLGLSRKPWVKSSLAPGSRTVALYLDEAGLTSELEQLGFGVVAFACTTCNGMSGALEPKIQQEIIERDVYATAVLSGNRNFDGRIHPYARQAFLASPPLVVAYAIAGTIRFDIENDVLGIADGKEIRLKDIWPSDEEIDAVVKTSVKPEQFRQVYIPMFALEEDYGLKVEPLYDWRPMSTYIRRPPYWEGALAGERTLKGMRPLAVLPDNITTDHLSPSNAILLDSAAGEYLAKMGLPEEDFNSYATHRGDHLTAQRATFANPQLLNEMAVVDGKVKKGSLTRIEPEGKVTRMWEAIETYMERKQPLIIIAGADYGQGSSRDWAAKGVRLAGVEAIAAEGFERIHRTNLVGMGVLPLEFQAGTNRLTLGIDGTETFDVIGKRTPRATLTLVIQRKNGERLEVPMTCRLDTAEEVSIYEAGGVLQRFAQDFLESAQA
- the prpF gene encoding 2-methylaconitate cis-trans isomerase PrpF; the encoded protein is MPYTPQIRIPATYMRGGTSKGVFFNLKDLPDVAQVPGPARDALLLRVIGSPDPYEKQIDGMGGATSSTSKTVILSRSSKADHDVDYLFGQVSIDKPFVDWSGNCGNLSAAVGSFAISQGLVDSARIPHDGVAVVRIWQANIGKTIIAHAPITGGEVQETGDFELDGVTFPAAEVQLEFLNPAADEEGAGGSMFPTGNLVDELQVPGIGTLKATMINAGIPTVFVNAADIGYTGTELQGDINGDAQALAKLERIRAHGALRMGLIKSIDDPALRQHTPKVAFVAGPADYLSSSGKPVNRQDIDLLVRAVSMGKLHHAMMGTAAVAIGTAAAIPGTLVNLAAGGGERESVTFGHPSGTLRVGAQAQQEEGEWKVTKAIMSRSARVLMEGWVRVPGSVL